Sequence from the Puniceicoccus vermicola genome:
GGTTGCGGTTGGTGGTATTTGTCTTCGGTTGTGTAGCCATCGGCACCGGAGCGCTCTCATTGCAGTGGGCCACCGTGCCGCTCTCCGATGGGCTGTTGGCGATTCTGCAGGGTTGGCTCGTTCTGACGGGAAAGGTGCCGGGCGATGAATAGTTCGTTGACTCGGTGGCTCGGTCAATCGTGGCGTCCCATCCTTTTGGTGGCGGCGGTTTACCTCTACTTTCTGATCTTCTCCCAGTTTGGATTTCTGCATCGGGTCTCGGATGTCGTGGGAGGAGATTCTCAGGACGTGGTGCTCGGGATCATGGGGATCGCGGGGATTCTCGGAGCGCTGATCTCCGGGATTCGTTATCGGGCCGAGAGGATTCGGATCTTTCTGGGCAGCGGTTTCGTCGGGTCGGCGGCGTCGGCATGGGCCGTCGAGGAGAGTCATTCGCTCATGGCTTTCGCGGTGGCTGCTGCAGTTAGCGGGTTTTCGCTGGGGGCTTTGACGGTCGTGGTCGTCGGCTTTCTCCATGATTTTTGCTCGAAAGCGCGAATCGGGCTTCTCTGCGGGTTGGGGACGGGGTTGGCCTACTTCGTGAGTAACCTCCCGTTCGTCTTCAACGCCTCCCCGGCGAATCATTGCCGGGTGGCCGCAGTCGTGTCGCTCGGGGGATTGGCTGTGTTGGCCCTGAGCCCTCTTGCCACGATGATGCAACCATTGGAGACGTCTCCGGAGAAGTCTCGGGCGCGGGGATGGGCGTTGGCTCCGTTCGTCGTCGTATTTCTCGTCCTCATTTGGATGGACTCGGCGGCCTTCTCGCAAATTCAGGAGACGCCGGATCTGAAGGCGGCCAGTTGGTCGGGCGAGGGAAACCTCTGGTGCATCGGGGTGACGCATGGTCTTGCGGCGGTGGTCGCGGGCGTGCTTCTCGACCGGGGACGTTTCCGGTGGGTCGTGGGGCTCGCCTTTTTGGGATTGGGAGCGGGCTATCTTCTGCTGGGTGCTCATGAATTCGGACTGCTACCTTCGTTGGTCTACGCGGCGGCGGTTTCGTTCTATTCGACGGCCTTGGTCGCCTTTGCGTTGACCGAAAGGACCGGATTCCGAGTCACCGTGGCCGTGGGGCTGGTCTACGGCGTTTCCGGTTGGCTTGGCTCCGCGATGGGAATCGGGATGGCGCAGCATCTGGGAAGAGTTCCGGTGAGTTCCTGGATGATCGCGGCGGTTTTGTTGTTTCCCATCTTGGTGGTGTCGAGGCTCCGGAAGGCTGCTCGATGATCGGTCGATGGTTGTGGTATGGGGTCGTGGGGGCGTCCGCGGTGCTGGGATTTGGCTATGCTCTCCGGGATCGGGTGCAAAGTGTCGTGCCTGACAAATCGATCGATCTCGTGGCCCGCGGGCGAGAAGTCTACATCAGTGAGGGCTGTATTCATTGCCACTCGCAATACATCCGACCCGTGGGGATGGATACGGAGCTCTGGGGACCGCCCACATCTCCGGACAAAGCCCTGGCACAGAGTCCCGTTCTCATCGGTAACCGTCGTCAGGGCCCCGACCTCTCGACCGTGGGGAGTCGCCTTTCTCCCGACTGGAACCGGAGGCACCTCATCGATCCGCCGGGAATCGTCAAAGGTTCGCGGATGCCGTCGTTTGCCCACCTCTTTGACGGAGAGGAATCGTCGCGAGGGGAAGCCCTGCTCGCCTACCTGGACAGCCTGCGGGCGGAGAAGCGGATACAATGAGACTCAGTAGCATGTGTGATCGTTTTGAACGTTCGGAATTGATTGCCTGTCAATCGTTTAAAGAATAGTTTATTGAGGCTTTAGGAATGAAGATATTGTTGGTAGAGGACGACCAGAAGATCGGTCGATTTGTCGAGAAAGGGCTGCGGGAGAACAGTTATACTGTGATCTGGAGGCGTACGGCGCGGGAGGCCAGCGACAGCTTGAGCGAGAGCGGGTTCGACCTGATCATTCTCGATCTGGGCTTGCCGGACGGGGATGGTATCGAGTTGCTGAGGACGTGGCGGAACAGCCGCTTTGACGAGCCTGTTTTAATCCTCAGCGCCCGGGGCTCGGTCGACGATCGGATTCAGGGTCTCAATATCGGGGCCGACGATTACCTTCCGAAACCATTCAGCTTTGAGGAGCTCCTGGCGCGGGTTCGTTCGCTCTTTCGGCGGAAGGGAACCGCGAAGAAAACCTCGCTGGAGCATCGGGGAATTGTCATGGATCTCCTGTCCCATTCGGTCACTTTTCACGGGGAGCCGGTGGAACTGACCAATCGGGAGTATTCTTTGTTGGAGCTTTTCCTTTCGAATCGGGGAAGGACTTTAACTCGCACTCAGATCGGCGAGAAGATTTGGGAGGCTCATTACGACATGCAGACTAACTTGATCGACGTCTATGTGCGCAAGTTGCGGCAGCACTTTGATCAGGGGACGGATGGACCGTCCATCATCAAAACGGTGCGCATGGTGGGCTACGTGATGCCGCAATGAAGTCGCTGACCAGCCGCATGACGCTTTGGTACGCGCTCATCGCGACCGCGACCGTGGCCGTCATCCTGACCGGAGGTCGATTTTATCTAGAATACAGCCTGCTCCGGGGGATCGACTTGCTCAACGCGGTTGAGTTTGAGGAGATTCGCTCACGCATCGAGGAACAGGGTCCGGAGGCTTCGGTTGCGGACCGGATTGCCGCGGTTCACCAACACGCGGAGCTGGACGCCTCACTGTACTTTTTTCAGGTGGCTGACTCGGACGGGGAGATTCTCTATCGCAGTGCCAATCTCGGGCCCTATCAACTGCCGGAGGCACTGCACGGTCATCCGACGATCAGCTATGAAGATCCGGAGCTGGGATGGATCCGGTCGATGGAAGGGCAGGTCGGAGACCTCGATGTGCACGTAGTCTCTTGGTTGGACAGCACCCACGCTCTCTTCGACGACTACGAGCGGGCCAGTTTGTTGGTGTGTGGAGGAGTCTTTCTGCTCAGTCTGACCTTTGGCTATTTCTTGAGCCGATTGGCCCTGCGGCCGATTGCTTCGATTCAGCAGACTGCCCAGAAAATCAGCGCCTCCCGGTTTAGTGAACGTATCCCCGTTCCCAATACTGGGGATGAGGTCGAACGGATGGCCGTTCTCCTCAATGCGATGCTGGACCGACTGGAGTCGGCCTATGAGCAGGTAAAACGATTTACGGCGGAGGCTTCGCACGAATTTCGCACGCCGCTTTCTATCGTGCGTCTCCAGGCAGAAAAGCTATTGAATCAACCGAGCCTCGATCCGGAAGAACGGGAGAAGTCGTTGAGAGACCAGATGGAAGAGATCGAACGGTTGAATCAGATGATCGATGACCTTCTCTTTCTCGCCCGGTCGGATGCCGGGGTGATGCGTCTCGAAAGTAGGGATGTGTTTCTGGCCGAGTTTCTGGAGGATTTGCAGTGCGACGTGAATTTGCTCGCCGAAGAGCAGGGGCTGCGTTTCGTCCTCGATCATCCCAAGAATCTGATCTGGAAGCTGGATCCGGTCTTGATCCGACAAGTGCTGCTGAATTTGATCTCGAATGCCTTGCGGTTCAGTTCTCCGGGAATGACGGTGAGGTTGGCCGTTTCGGTGCGGAAAGAGTCGTTGGTCTTTTCGGTCGAGGATGAAGGGGCAGGCGTGCCGGAAGAGAAATTGGGACGGATCTTTGACCGCTTCGAACGACTGGAGCCGGAGAGTGATTCCGGGTCCAATGGACTCGGCCTGGCGATCTGCCGAAGCATTGTCGAGCGGCATGGGGGAAATGTGGGGGCTCGTAACCGACAGGATCGGTCGGGACTCGTGGTTGAGGTGCGGATTCCGTTCCGCGGCGACGTATGAGCGGGCTTTGGATCGGATTGGTTTCCGGATTGCTCCTCCTTGCGGCAGGTTTGTCTTGGCTGGGCTGGGGGCGCTCGGCCAATTGGCGAGAGGTCACGGGATGGAAACGTTTGTCGGAAAGATCTCTCGAATGGTTTGCCGAGAGCGGGGTAGCCTTTGCAGCGGAGGAAATGGCTCCCCAATTGAAGTGGTGGGGCCACGCCACGGTGCAAGTCGACTGGCAGGGTACGACTCTCTTGACCGATCCGGTCCTGTCCTCCCGGGTGAAGGTTGCGCCGCGGCGATTTGACGATCCTCGTTGGGAGAAGGGCACAGCGGTGGACGCGATCTTATTGACCCACGGGCATATGGACCATCTGGACAACCCGTCGCTGGAAGCACTGGCACCGACGAAACTATTGATCCCGGCAGGGACGGAGAGATTTCTCAGTCGGGCGGTTCGGGAACAACACGACGTGGTCCCGGTTCAGTTAGGTGAGTCGCAGACCATCGGAGCGCTGGAAGTCATTCCGGTTCCAGCACAGCACGGAGGTTGGCGTTACCCTTGGCAGCAGGGATACTTCGCCTGTGGATACATCGTTCGAGCGGAAGTTGAGACTCTCTATCTGGCCGGGGATACGGCGCAGGGGCCGCATTTCCAAAGAATTGGGGAGAAGTTTCGTCCGCGTTTAGCCGTCCTGCCGATTGGCGCCTACTCCCCGCAGTGTTTTTTGCAGAAGCGGCATTTGAATCCGGAAGAGGCTCTCGACGCTGCACAAGCCTTGGGTTGCGATTACGTGATGCCTTGCCATTTCGGCACCTTTCGCCTCTCCCTCGAACCGATGCACGAACCGTTGGGCCGATTTGCGAAGGCCGCGGAGTCGCGGCGGCAGAAATGGATCCTTCCCGTTCCGGCTGAGGAATCGTGAAAGGGAATTTTCCTGTCGCAAGCGTGGAATGGCGAGAGCCATTTTGTCCGATGAGAGGAACGACGAAAGTCATTTCTACGGGATTCGTGGAGAAGTTCAAATTGGGTTGGAACCTCTCGAAACGGTTGTCCGGTGCTACGCTTTATTAGCTTCGCAGGGCACAGCACCGTTCCGCTCCAAATTGGTTGGAGGAAAGGGCTCTCTGTTTCGCGCTGCGAGCGACGCCGGACGAGTCCGCACTTTTTTGAAGCCGTTGTATTCAGGAGCGCAGTCCTTTAGGCTGCGTTGCGTGGGATCGGATCGGTATTCGGTGTGTTATTCAATCGGCGTCGTGATTTCAAACGGCGCGGCAGCGCAGGATCGCATGCTCTCCACGGAGAGGCAATGGTAGGGACTTCGCTTGCGGAGTCCTCCGGCGGCCGAGGACTTTCCGGTTTGCAGGATGGATTCCGGACGTCCGCGTTCGCCGCAAGCAGCGACCCTACGATGGAGATCGTTTTCACCGTGTGGAGAGGAATGGCGAGAGCCGTTTCTCCATGCGCTTTTCAGGATTTCTTCAACGTTCCCTCAAGATGGAAATGCGGTTTCACTTCGGGATCGACGGTGAGGAGGAACATGCGGATTTTTTTCAGCCCCCATTCCCGGTAGTCGAACTCACTGGAACCCTCAATGACAATGCGCTCGCCCGACCGAGTGACCGTAAAGGGAACTTCGATGGGATGGGACTCGCCGTGGAGGGTGAAATCGCCGGTCGCGATCTGCTCGTTCGGCTTCTCCCCGGCATTGATTCCGGTCAGGGTGAATTCGGCCAGCGGATAAGACTCGCTGTCGATCCAGGTTTTCATCTTTTTGTCACGTTTAGCCTCCTCCGAATCGAGAGAGTCGACGCGGAACGTGCAGTGGGCGGCGGTGATGGCCAGGGTCTGCGGATCCACGTCGATCTCGCAGTCGAAGTTCTCGAGGAGGGTGCTGAAATCGTGGAAAGTCGCATGGCAGTCGGCGGAAAGAGAGGACTTTGCCGTGTCGATTTCGAGTGGAGTCGCCGTAGCCACGTAGACTGCGAGTAAGGAGAGGATGAGAGAAAGCGGAAGTTTGTACATGCGATCATTCTGCCCGAAAGGCGTGAAACCCGGGTGAACTGAAAATGAATTTTAGCTCATTTTTGGCAGGCGATACGATTGAGCTGGATTCGTCGGGTCGTCGATTATCGTTCAGATTC
This genomic interval carries:
- a CDS encoding cbb3-type cytochrome c oxidase subunit II, translating into MIGRWLWYGVVGASAVLGFGYALRDRVQSVVPDKSIDLVARGREVYISEGCIHCHSQYIRPVGMDTELWGPPTSPDKALAQSPVLIGNRRQGPDLSTVGSRLSPDWNRRHLIDPPGIVKGSRMPSFAHLFDGEESSRGEALLAYLDSLRAEKRIQ
- a CDS encoding response regulator transcription factor, with the protein product MKILLVEDDQKIGRFVEKGLRENSYTVIWRRTAREASDSLSESGFDLIILDLGLPDGDGIELLRTWRNSRFDEPVLILSARGSVDDRIQGLNIGADDYLPKPFSFEELLARVRSLFRRKGTAKKTSLEHRGIVMDLLSHSVTFHGEPVELTNREYSLLELFLSNRGRTLTRTQIGEKIWEAHYDMQTNLIDVYVRKLRQHFDQGTDGPSIIKTVRMVGYVMPQ
- a CDS encoding HAMP domain-containing sensor histidine kinase, which codes for MKSLTSRMTLWYALIATATVAVILTGGRFYLEYSLLRGIDLLNAVEFEEIRSRIEEQGPEASVADRIAAVHQHAELDASLYFFQVADSDGEILYRSANLGPYQLPEALHGHPTISYEDPELGWIRSMEGQVGDLDVHVVSWLDSTHALFDDYERASLLVCGGVFLLSLTFGYFLSRLALRPIASIQQTAQKISASRFSERIPVPNTGDEVERMAVLLNAMLDRLESAYEQVKRFTAEASHEFRTPLSIVRLQAEKLLNQPSLDPEEREKSLRDQMEEIERLNQMIDDLLFLARSDAGVMRLESRDVFLAEFLEDLQCDVNLLAEEQGLRFVLDHPKNLIWKLDPVLIRQVLLNLISNALRFSSPGMTVRLAVSVRKESLVFSVEDEGAGVPEEKLGRIFDRFERLEPESDSGSNGLGLAICRSIVERHGGNVGARNRQDRSGLVVEVRIPFRGDV
- a CDS encoding MBL fold metallo-hydrolase, translating into MSGLWIGLVSGLLLLAAGLSWLGWGRSANWREVTGWKRLSERSLEWFAESGVAFAAEEMAPQLKWWGHATVQVDWQGTTLLTDPVLSSRVKVAPRRFDDPRWEKGTAVDAILLTHGHMDHLDNPSLEALAPTKLLIPAGTERFLSRAVREQHDVVPVQLGESQTIGALEVIPVPAQHGGWRYPWQQGYFACGYIVRAEVETLYLAGDTAQGPHFQRIGEKFRPRLAVLPIGAYSPQCFLQKRHLNPEEALDAAQALGCDYVMPCHFGTFRLSLEPMHEPLGRFAKAAESRRQKWILPVPAEES
- a CDS encoding YceI family protein, yielding MYKLPLSLILSLLAVYVATATPLEIDTAKSSLSADCHATFHDFSTLLENFDCEIDVDPQTLAITAAHCTFRVDSLDSEEAKRDKKMKTWIDSESYPLAEFTLTGINAGEKPNEQIATGDFTLHGESHPIEVPFTVTRSGERIVIEGSSEFDYREWGLKKIRMFLLTVDPEVKPHFHLEGTLKKS